The following are from one region of the Streptomyces changanensis genome:
- a CDS encoding GNAT family N-acetyltransferase, with product MTLTFPDVSISTERLVLRPYDETDVPAHVEMMNDELVVAWTDAPHPYTTAHAEQWVRGAAPAQRTGGRGLVLAVTEFLTQRLVGTVRLSRTDWTVRSAEIAYVTAPWARGEGYATESVLAVARWLFSEQRFERLEMRTAAGNTAAQQVAQKIGCISEGVLRNAWIARAQTEDGGWTDIRTDLIVWSLLPEDLDGGTGRYSDARHPTYTDWN from the coding sequence CGGTTGGTGCTGCGCCCCTACGACGAGACGGACGTCCCCGCGCACGTCGAGATGATGAACGACGAACTCGTCGTCGCCTGGACCGACGCCCCGCACCCGTACACCACCGCCCACGCCGAGCAGTGGGTGCGCGGGGCCGCCCCCGCCCAGCGCACGGGCGGCCGCGGACTCGTCCTCGCCGTCACCGAGTTCCTCACCCAGCGCCTCGTCGGCACCGTCCGGCTCAGCCGGACCGACTGGACCGTCCGCTCCGCCGAGATCGCCTACGTCACCGCCCCCTGGGCCCGCGGCGAGGGGTACGCCACCGAGTCCGTCCTCGCCGTCGCCCGCTGGCTCTTCAGCGAACAGCGCTTCGAGCGCCTGGAGATGCGCACCGCCGCCGGCAACACCGCCGCCCAGCAGGTCGCCCAGAAGATCGGCTGCATCAGCGAGGGCGTCCTGCGCAACGCCTGGATAGCCCGCGCCCAGACGGAGGACGGCGGATGGACCGACATCAGGACCGACCTCATCGTCTGGAGCCTCCTCCCCGAGGACCTCGACGGCGGCACCGGCCGGTACAGCGACGCGCGGCACCCCACGTACACCGACTGGAACTGA